The bacterium genome contains the following window.
GACCTTCGTCCGGGCCATGGTTACGCAACGCTCGTTCCAGGTGTACAACGGGATTGAAAACACGCTGACCGAAGGACAGACCACGCTGCGGAATCTCAAGCGGGTGCTGCGCCTTTCGCTGAAGTTCAATGATTTTCTCGACATCCTCACCGGCACCGTCGGCTTCGACCTCGTTCCGCCCCGCGGCAAACCCGAGACCGCTCTTGACGGCAGCAGCTATACGATGCGCTGGGATACGGCGGAAGGGACACTCACCTACGTCATTGATCTCGATTACATCGCGGTACAGCGCTTCACCCGGCGCGACCACAGCGGCAGCATCCTCGAGGATATCACCTTCCGCGACTTCCGAAAAAAATCGGGCATGCATCTGCCGCAAATTGTCATGATTTCCCGCCCCGACCTCGATGAGAGCTTCTCCCTGGTCTACGATTCCCAGAATATCAATGACCTCCCCATCGAGTTCTCCTTCTCCTATCCGCCTTCGGCAAGGAAAATATCCTTCTAGACTTGCGGCGTCCTTTTCAACCACAGCCTGATAGAACGCCCATAACTCGCTGTATTT
Protein-coding sequences here:
- a CDS encoding DUF4292 domain-containing protein; its protein translation is MPVSRLFPVLLLTILLAGCAGTPAIDTTKPIDPAEVMRLVEARNAELHALEGYGKISVDTPEFANSGAINLSILKPDSMQIEISGPFGMTFVRAMVTQRSFQVYNGIENTLTEGQTTLRNLKRVLRLSLKFNDFLDILTGTVGFDLVPPRGKPETALDGSSYTMRWDTAEGTLTYVIDLDYIAVQRFTRRDHSGSILEDITFRDFRKKSGMHLPQIVMISRPDLDESFSLVYDSQNINDLPIEFSFSYPPSARKISF